A single Myxococcales bacterium DNA region contains:
- a CDS encoding sulfatase, with protein sequence RAITEPWFRSREEIAGREKRKARKANTPVAVTRLALEVETIAEVLRDAGYATGHFGKWHLGPEPFSPLEQGFDVDLPHWSGPGAAGSYVAPWQYPDELGFVPHFPGEHIEDRMAKEAVSFMEKHRNEPFFLNYWAFSVHGPFDAKAKLIEKYVEKAHPANAQRNPTYAAMVESFDDAVGTLLDALDRLGLAERTIVVFYSDNGGSTYERIVDVPVTSNHPLRGGKAEIYEGGIRVPAAVVWPGHIEPGSKSSALISSTDWYPTLLEMLAVKRPSGHILDGVSQVPAFLSEASPRSLFPCFVPHYFQKAGTVPATSMRSGKWKLIRFHHDGVNQQDRFELYDLESDVGESENLASLHPDRVRSLDKEISDYLSRIGALVPRRNPVYRGASAAGAALGIKASPLQP encoded by the coding sequence CGGGCCATTACAGAGCCGTGGTTTCGCTCCAGGGAGGAGATCGCCGGGCGGGAAAAACGGAAAGCGAGGAAGGCCAACACCCCAGTCGCGGTGACGCGTTTGGCCCTGGAAGTGGAGACGATCGCGGAAGTGCTTCGAGACGCGGGCTATGCCACGGGGCACTTCGGCAAATGGCATCTCGGCCCCGAGCCCTTCAGCCCTCTGGAGCAGGGCTTCGATGTTGACTTGCCCCATTGGTCCGGCCCCGGCGCTGCAGGATCCTACGTCGCCCCATGGCAGTATCCGGACGAGTTGGGTTTTGTGCCCCACTTCCCGGGTGAACACATCGAAGATCGCATGGCCAAGGAAGCCGTCTCGTTCATGGAGAAACACAGGAACGAACCCTTCTTTCTGAATTACTGGGCGTTCTCGGTCCACGGTCCATTTGACGCCAAGGCAAAGCTGATCGAGAAGTACGTCGAGAAGGCACATCCGGCCAACGCCCAGCGAAATCCCACCTATGCTGCGATGGTGGAGAGTTTTGACGATGCGGTCGGGACGCTGCTTGATGCCCTGGATCGTCTTGGACTGGCGGAGCGCACGATCGTCGTGTTCTACTCGGACAACGGCGGCAGTACCTATGAGCGAATTGTCGACGTCCCCGTGACGAGCAACCATCCACTCCGGGGCGGCAAGGCAGAAATCTATGAGGGAGGGATTCGGGTACCGGCCGCTGTGGTTTGGCCGGGGCACATCGAGCCGGGGAGTAAGAGCTCGGCGTTGATCAGCAGTACAGATTGGTACCCCACCCTGCTCGAGATGCTCGCTGTGAAGCGCCCCTCAGGACATATCCTCGATGGTGTGTCGCAAGTCCCCGCGTTCTTGTCAGAGGCCAGCCCCCGTTCCTTGTTCCCATGTTTCGTCCCCCACTATTTTCAGAAGGCGGGGACCGTTCCGGCGACTTCGATGCGGAGCGGCAAGTGGAAGCTGATTCGATTTCATCACGACGGCGTGAATCAGCAGGACCGATTCGAACTCTACGACCTCGAAAGTGACGTCGGGGAGAGCGAGAACCTGGCGAGTCTTCATCCCGATCGGGTGCGGTCTCTCGACAAGGAAATATCCGACTACCTGAGCAGAATTGGAGCTCTCGTGCCCCGGCGAAACCCGGTCTATCGGGGCGCCTCCGCGGCTGGGGCAGCGCTCGGTATCAAAGCGTCCCCGCTGCAGCCATAG
- a CDS encoding cation:proton antiporter, which translates to METFFSTLISLAVALLLSLGLGRVAARYGVPRVTVYLLVGVMLGPDIGQRFFEEGGLAAGLLLGSHTELTLGVVEQLAIGFILFGVGAEFRFQTFREVGPRILGLSAAEIGLTGLLVGLAVGAGTGDWRLAVIAPALAIASAPSATLVTLREIEADGPTSRSLILCVGNNNLVALFLFPLLLAVAFGVGHPVQATAYALIALVTGGAIGFGAAIWLESITGRRELVLLGMLVVFAALGLMHWIAAGSTGLGMLACFAAGVALANGSSHSGDLFRYVENTVYPLYVLFFIAAGRDLHLGAVIQGGALGVLFIFSRAAGKFFGARIGLRLTGWGEGMPSSFGAGLMCQAGIALGLVAALEHAVPDATSELRHVVIASVVVFELVGPWLVRHTALVAGEVKLANLLPRVEAKGTEAVRWVLLEFRRNLGMLRSDSELSKGTPTVRHAMRRRPRVVSEALPFEHVLKALGETGADLLPVVDAQDRFKGVISYEEVKNTLYDPLLRDLVIAEDLTSNIGDPLEPESSLAAALEIMDRNHVHSWPVVEGERLLGMVSRTDLYSLMRRS; encoded by the coding sequence ATGGAGACCTTCTTTAGCACCCTGATCTCCCTTGCAGTCGCGCTGTTGTTGAGCCTCGGGCTGGGGCGCGTGGCCGCTCGCTACGGCGTGCCCCGCGTGACCGTCTATCTCCTGGTGGGCGTGATGCTCGGCCCCGACATCGGACAGCGCTTCTTCGAGGAAGGGGGGCTTGCAGCGGGACTTCTCCTGGGCTCACACACGGAGCTGACGCTGGGGGTAGTGGAGCAGCTCGCGATTGGGTTCATTCTCTTTGGGGTAGGCGCGGAGTTTCGATTCCAGACCTTCCGCGAAGTCGGGCCCCGCATCCTGGGGCTCTCCGCAGCCGAGATCGGGCTGACAGGCCTGCTCGTGGGGCTCGCCGTCGGCGCCGGCACTGGTGATTGGCGCCTGGCCGTGATCGCACCTGCGCTCGCGATTGCGAGCGCGCCGAGCGCCACACTGGTGACGTTGCGAGAGATCGAGGCCGATGGCCCCACTTCTCGAAGCCTCATCCTGTGTGTCGGGAACAACAATCTCGTGGCACTCTTCCTCTTTCCCCTCCTGCTCGCCGTAGCCTTTGGCGTTGGCCATCCCGTACAAGCGACCGCCTATGCGCTGATCGCTCTGGTGACCGGGGGCGCCATCGGTTTTGGCGCCGCGATCTGGCTCGAGTCGATCACGGGACGCCGCGAACTCGTCCTACTCGGAATGCTCGTGGTGTTCGCGGCCCTCGGGCTCATGCACTGGATCGCCGCGGGGTCAACCGGGTTGGGGATGCTGGCTTGCTTTGCCGCGGGCGTTGCCCTCGCCAACGGCTCGTCTCACTCGGGCGATCTCTTCCGCTACGTCGAGAACACCGTCTACCCGCTTTACGTTCTCTTTTTCATCGCAGCGGGTCGCGACCTGCACCTCGGGGCTGTGATCCAAGGTGGCGCGCTCGGTGTGCTTTTCATTTTCTCCCGTGCTGCGGGGAAATTTTTCGGGGCGCGTATCGGCCTACGTCTCACGGGTTGGGGAGAGGGCATGCCATCCTCCTTTGGCGCAGGCCTGATGTGCCAGGCGGGGATTGCTCTGGGTTTGGTTGCGGCCCTCGAGCACGCCGTTCCGGACGCCACATCCGAACTACGTCACGTTGTCATTGCTTCCGTGGTGGTCTTCGAACTCGTAGGGCCTTGGCTCGTGCGACATACGGCATTGGTTGCGGGCGAGGTAAAGCTCGCAAACCTACTTCCGCGCGTAGAGGCGAAAGGCACAGAGGCGGTGCGCTGGGTACTACTCGAATTTCGCCGAAACCTCGGGATGCTTCGCTCTGACTCGGAACTTTCCAAAGGTACCCCCACCGTACGCCACGCCATGAGGCGACGGCCCCGAGTCGTCTCTGAAGCCCTTCCGTTCGAACACGTTCTGAAGGCGCTCGGAGAAACGGGTGCTGACCTGCTCCCGGTTGTTGACGCGCAGGATCGATTCAAGGGCGTGATCTCGTACGAGGAGGTAAAAAACACCCTCTACGATCCCCTGCTTCGAGATCTCGTGATCGCGGAAGACTTGACGAGCAACATCGGAGACCCGCTCGAGCCAGAGTCTTCACTAGCGGCCGCGCTTGAGATCATGGACCGGAACCACGTCCATTCATGGCCAGTCGTTGAGGGCGAGCGCTTGCTGGGCATGGTGAGCCGGACCGATCTCTATTCACTCATGCGAAGGAGCTGA